ATGTTCtttgaagataaaaaaaaatactcaaaGCTATAAATACAGATTTCAAGAAATATTTCAAATTGCGAAGGATTAGTATAAAAGGAAAGTCATGGAATTATCAAGAAATAACAACAATATATAACAAATGATATGTAAACTGATAATGCAACTTAAATATTTTACCTCTTCATTTTCATGTCCTGACTCCCCAATCCAAAGCTTTCCATCGGAATCCCTTAAGCAAACGGCAGTGTGTCCAGCATACGCTCCACTAACCCACTTCTCTAGAGACTCAAAAGCACCCCAACGACCTCGGATCTTTGAAACAGCAAGGAAATCACCAGAGTGGATATCGTCAGCGGTGACATTTGTAACCCACGGCTCAAGACGTGCTTCGAAAGAAGCTCCCATATGCTTCTTCAAAAAGTTGATATTGGAGTTCTCACCCCATCCAGTATTTGTAAATAAAGGAAAGACCTCCCATAGTGCTTCAAGTGTTCCCAACATCCCAGCTTTCATAAGGAAAATTGATACCCCATGGTTTTTCACCTAATTGACAAAGAGAGTTAGTATCTCTAAAACCAAAACACGTATTTCAACACCGTACTCAATGATAGTGTAAAGAGGAGTGATGGCCACTTACATACTCATACTCAGCTTTGCCTTCCCACTCGCTGAACTCGAGTGTATGCTCCCGTGAAAGGAAATAATAATCCCATGTTACTCGATACGGGGTAGCAAATATATAAAGATCTAAGCATGTCCAACTATGAGCTTCGCTAACCTAGATAAGCATATAGATACAGCAATAAGTCAGCTTCCTTCTAAGACCAAAGACAAGTTTGCATCGGTAAAATTGGAAGGTGATAGAAATATAAACATAGAACTGCATACAGTAATAATGACTTATCAAAATAATGATTTGCGGAAAATCCAGTCACCTCATTCTCTTTTGATGCAATCTAATCTAGATGACCACCAAAGGAAATTTTCTAAACCTTCCAAATGTCAATCTCACCAATCAAATTCTACCAAAAACTACTCAAACACAAACTTGTATCTGAAGCAAAACTCCATAATAGGTCTGTTACCCTCTCCTCATTTAGGCACCCTAATATGTCGAAAATTGAAAATACTCAGGCACACCAAAATCCCACAGGATTATCTTTATACTTTTCCAACTGAATTTGGGGGGGATACAAGATAGCTAAAAAATCATGATCAGTTTCTACTTAATGCTTATCTTATATGCCAGTCAATACTAAGATTTCATAACGTCAGCAAAAACAAGGTTGCTTAATTCATCGATCTAATTCAAGTAGTAAACTACAATTTTTACAATAAAACCTATCTTAAAATCTCAAATTCAATATTTTCATTCTGTCTGTCTCTCTCTAAGAAATACCATCTGCCTAGATTGCCAAAACTTGAAATTCACATGAAGGAGTTAAACTAAAACAAAAGCTAATAATAcacagaaaaaaaataaaaataaaaaagagaccTTTAGGTGAAGGGTGCCACCGCCATACTGGGTTTGACTATTGTTATGGAACACCATCCAAGCCTTGTTCTCATAAAAGCAAGCACCTTTCCACTCGACTGAGTTATCCGGTGAGGAGGAGTTAGAGGCGGCGCCGACGAAGACCGGAAGAAGGTCGACCGCACTGTGGAGAGAGTTGAGGATCGGCCAAGAGAGTTGCTTTGGGAGCAGAGGGAGAAGGTCCCGAGGGTGAAATGGGTATTTCAAGGTCGAAACTTGGTGAGCCGTTATGATGATGAGAAGGAAGAAGGTGCTGAGCAATAACGTTTTGTTCGAGGAAGCCATGGACATGGGAAGAAGGAAGAGTGTGAATGTGGAACTGCTCTCTCTTCGTTTTGCTTATTTTGGTTTCGGACCCAACCATCCAATTATTTGCTTAGCTCTTATGTTCATTATTCAATCACCCTTGAGatattttttcatttcattattattattgggcAAAAATTTTTCTCATCTTTGAAGAGATTGATTTTGGaataattagtttttttaaaaaatatcaataaaatttttaatataataaacagtgaatatgtatatttttttgttaataaataGTGCGACACAAAATATAATTGTTCATGTTTGGTTATTTATAATTGTGTATGTCTTATTACTATCACATGAATATGAATACAATGTAGTTTTAGattgtaaaatatttattatcttttaaatttttatatattttttatcaaatattttttatttatcacaAATTCTATCAAAGCAAATAAAGTTTTgctctaaaaattattatctacGTGACTATCTTCTATAGATAGACATGCTAGAGTAATTAATAGTATATATAAGCATTACCATTAAATTTTAGTTGATAAATGGACAGAAGTATATCATATATTCACcatttgctattttttttttttaaggattAACTAGTCCAAagtcaaaatttta
The Arachis stenosperma cultivar V10309 chromosome 7, arast.V10309.gnm1.PFL2, whole genome shotgun sequence genome window above contains:
- the LOC130941508 gene encoding uncharacterized protein LOC130941508; this encodes MSMASSNKTLLLSTFFLLIIITAHQVSTLKYPFHPRDLLPLLPKQLSWPILNSLHSAVDLLPVFVGAASNSSSPDNSVEWKGACFYENKAWMVFHNNSQTQYGGGTLHLKVSEAHSWTCLDLYIFATPYRVTWDYYFLSREHTLEFSEWEGKAEYEYVKNHGVSIFLMKAGMLGTLEALWEVFPLFTNTGWGENSNINFLKKHMGASFEARLEPWVTNVTADDIHSGDFLAVSKIRGRWGAFESLEKWVSGAYAGHTAVCLRDSDGKLWIGESGHENEEGEDIIALIPWDEWWEFELNEDDSNPHIALLPLHPDVRAKFNETAAWEYARSMEGKPYGYHNMIFSWIDTLTGNYPPPIDANVVACVMTIWSQLQPAYAANMWNEALNKRLGTKGLDLSQVLVEVEKRGSSFEQLLTIPEQDDWVYSDGKSTSCIAFILEMYKAAGLFNPIASSVQVTEFTIKDAYILNFFENNSSRLPNWCNDGDTVKLPYCQIKGKYRMELPGYNSMEPYPHMNERCPSLPTKYYRPENC